In Myxocyprinus asiaticus isolate MX2 ecotype Aquarium Trade chromosome 32, UBuf_Myxa_2, whole genome shotgun sequence, one genomic interval encodes:
- the LOC127423581 gene encoding retinal rod rhodopsin-sensitive cGMP 3',5'-cyclic phosphodiesterase subunit gamma-like produces MNLEPPKPEMKSATRVTGGPATPRKGPPKFKQRQTRQFKSKPPKKGVQGFGDDIPGMEGLGTDITVICPWEAFNHLELHELAQYGII; encoded by the exons ATGAATCTTGAGCCCCCCAAACCAGAGATGAAGTCAGCCACCCGTGTCACCGGTGGCCCTGCAACGCCACGCAAAGGACCGCCCAAGTTCAAGCAGAGGCAGACTCGTCAGTTCAAGAGCAAGCCACCAAAGAAGGGTGTGCAAGG tttcgGAGATGACATCCCTGGCATGGAAGGTTTAGGCACTG ACATCACTGTCATCTGCCCCTGGGAGGCCTTCAACCATCTGGAACTTCACGAGTTGGCTCAGTATGGCATCATCTGA